Genomic segment of Marmota flaviventris isolate mMarFla1 chromosome 4, mMarFla1.hap1, whole genome shotgun sequence:
TAAACAAGCATATTAGAGAGTAGGAGGTAATATCACAATAATCTAAAAGAGGTAAAAGTGCTTCTAGGAAAGGAAATTGGGGAAGTAAGCGAGCAGAagctctttcatttatttattttggacaaCCACGTAAACTATTTGTTTCAACTGcacatatatatcttttaaaaaaactttaaacaaaGGGTTTTAACTGATGCTATGTAGGCAAAATACATATTATAGGTAAGAAaacattcattcctttttaataaatatttgaagaccTACTATAAATTGAGTactgtatttagaaaatatacATCAATTCACCTCAAGGAACAATGAAGAAGTTAGggagtcattttatttattttaatccattctgcaTAAATTATTATGCACCTACATCTCTAACAGTGTGCTTAAGATGACAATATAAACTTTATATCACGATtggaaaagcagagaaagatCTGCTCATTAATTTGTTCAAGAAATATTTAGTACCTGCCCTTAAGGAACTACTCTTATGGGAAAGACTGGTAAACAATTATAATCGAATGTATACAGGGCTTAAATAGAGGAACATTAAAAAGTGCTAAGGAAACAACATCTCCTGGGGAAAGAATCCTTCAGAGAAAATACCTGAGTTGAATCTTGAAGGGTGAACAGTAGTTTGACCAATTTCACATAAGAGGCTATGTAACAAATCACAAAACACAAAATACTATATATCAGAGCGAAATAACTACACTTTCCCATTCTTGTAAAGAGAATGGTTCACATTAAAAGCTAAGAGAAGTCAAGACCTTTGCAATGAGAGTGACTTTTTGAAGATCAGGCATTTGTACAagtgtgtaatcccagtgacttggggagtctgaagcaggaggatcacaagtctgaggccagcctcaataacttagtgagatcctgtctcaaaataaaaaataaaaagggacagggatgtagctcagtggtagaatgaccctgcattcaatccccagtacaaaaaaaaaaaaaaaaaaaaaaagaaagatgttttgAAAGATACATAATCTTAATGccttgattgatttttctaaaatcttACAGTAGCCAACAAAAAACACTTTCCACATGTCTACTGAACATTTTAACATCTAAATGTTAGAGTATTATTACAAAAGATGATTAGAGAACAACCACTCTCATTTGTTCTACTACCAAAAATTTATAATTAGCATTATAATACTAAAATGATAATGTACCCTTTTTCCCATGACTGACTAAAGGTGACAAAGCTAAAACATGCAAGTGACACAAATCCTCTTCCCAGggcaaatttaaataaaataacacatgtttttccaaactatagcaataaaaaaattatctggaaTGACACAATAAAAAAGgcatatgcatatacacacacacacacttttataaaATCCTGTCTGACCTTATAGGTTTTTAAAGGTGAAACACTGATTTTATAGAATTTGAAGGATATCTTTGAAACAAGTTTTCCAGTTTTGATGACTCAACTTAGATAAACTAACAAAAGTTCAAATACATAGTAAATTCAAAATGAGTACATTCTGAAAACAACTTGTTACTTTAGGCCAATATTTCATCACATTTCTTCTTGTCTCTTTCTACTATTCCAAACTTTTTTACATAATTTGTCCCTAATTAATCTATATCTCAGTTAACATCTAGCAAATAATTTTGTGCTCATATTTTAAACCAGGACTGTATCCCCAGAGGGGGGGAAAAACTAGTTTAAAGCAGCATCCTTTGACTTGGTGTGGAACATCAGGTTTTGGAAATCCCTATCATTGCCCTATGAACAGTAGGGAAAGACAAGAAAGTCAAGGCAGGAGATCACAAAGGGGAATTAACAAAATTATAGCAGGTTTGAAATCATAATGTGTGGTTGCCTTTCATTTCTCTAAATTTAGCATGTATACAAAATACCTGTTTCTATAGGAGCTTCGCCTAGATCACGTCCTTTTTATCTATCCAACATTAATAATTGGGGTaaatctttaaattaaaattatgatgaGAATCAGAATGATAAAGATAAAACTGAAGATTAAACAATAACTATAAGAGAACTATTAAGGAAATACCTATCTTTTAAAGTACAAGGATGCAGAATACATTTGGTTAATAACAAGATTTTAATTATATgacaattagaagaaaaaatcttgaaagataagatttttaatttgtttcaattaACCATGTCTTTACAacttttttaaactaaaaaaagaaaacctcaaacattgggcctttttttctttttcttaaattaattgcTTGACTGTCCCAAAGTGAACCCCACAAATAAatgtatagaaatataaatgCTTCAACTGGTTTGATGGAATTGCAATCTCAAAACCCTCCaactaatactaaaataattaaatatcttgCATGCTTACTCAAAATTCCAGTGAAAATAGTCTTTTCATAACTCTTATGATATTTGGATCAAGGTTAGTCACAGACTGACATATTTGTGAAAAgaacattcctttaaaaaaaaaaaaaaaaaaaacaagtaggtCTTAAAGCACTGTAGAAATATGAAAGACTTCATGAATTTTCCAGCCAGTGAGcttcagataaaattttattcGTGTTACTAGCACATTATTTCTAATCTAATCAAAAAATGCTggtttaataatgtattttaggttttgtgcattttaatttttggtaatgGAACAGGTGGATATTAGTAGAACATCTTATTTTCATGTCTGTATAAATTCAATCCTGCAAGACTTATTCTTTAAAATGGCTACCACCTTGATCTACTatgcaaaaggaaaaatgtaCAGCATACTATCATCAAAGATAAATTGAGTTATTTTGAGAGTGTATGCCTTCCTCCTCCAAAAAAACACTTAAGATTCCCATTACTTTTCTGTTCTGATAAAGTGACCATTAAGTTTACAAAAGCTGGTCAATTACAGTATGTGGGCAATCTATATAACCCAGATTAGGTCATCTTTCCTACAGTGTCTGACTAGGAAAAGCAGGTAACAGTATCTTTCACAGTCTAAGATCAAACACTGTGGAACTGAAAAAGGGCTGCCTAGTAAGGGAGAACAAATGTGGTAACACCAAAGAGATGATCACAAGGATTTTAGTGACTCAAAAGAATAATTATGTGGGTTAACAGAATTTAgccttttttttcataattaatcttctaaaaagcattttataaataataaaaaccactTGGTGCcccaaaatctatttttaacGTGAATACATGCTCAACCTAACTATTCTGacgaattttatttatatattactatTTCCTATCCACTCTGAAATCATTCCATAACACTCCTGCTCTATAAAACTTACCATGAGTATGCATTTTCACCCAAACTAAAAACAATATAACACCTTACATTAATTTTGTGCATACATATTTCTACCAAATAGATTAATTTCGAGTTTGTTGAACATCTGCAGAAATATGGCATCTTACCTCTCATCCTCGCCATCCACCAGGGGTGTCGTCAGCGGTAGCACCTTCAACGGGAAAAGAGAAGCAGAGGCTGCTAGGCTGCTGCTACTCCCATCTGAAACTGCTGACACTCCCCCACTGTCACCACTGATAGTCTGAGGTAAGCCAACTAAGGAGGGCTCCGCTGTGCGCCTGGCATCTTCGATTTGGCTTCCAATTGCCTGAGCTAATGATTGTGTAGAGAACTGAGTAGAACTTATTGGTATCTGTTGTGCCAAAGGCAAATTTATATTAGTCGCTATCAAGGGAGGTTGACTAACACTTTGAACCAAATTACCATTTTGGGTAGCAGGGGCTTGTGCTATATTCTGTGATGGAACCAAGTTTGTTGGGGCAGAAGGCATTCCAGAAAGACCAGTTGAACTAACCTGATTTGTAACAGAAATACTACTAGCAGAGGGCAAAGGACCAACTGCGGGCAACTGCTGTGAAACCACTCCTTGAGCTATTGGTTCTACTCCTTGTGGCTGAGGAGGCACAGTTAACAAGGTACTCTGGGGTGCAATAACCAATTGTTGAGGAAGGCTTGAAGCACTAGTTTGAACTCCCTGATGAATAATCCCAGTTTGAGCAGGTGGAACTACTTGTGAAGATGGAGGAGCACCTTGCTGAATAACTGAAGGTGTAACCTGGGTAGAGGGCTGCTGCTGCACTGCAGTAGGTATGTTTGCCTGTTGACCAATATTTGCAATTTGAGTGCTAGTAGGTACAGCAGACACTGCTGTTTGAGCCTGGCCAACAGGCTGGCCAGATGCCCCTGCAGGTTGTGCTTGGACTGCTGTGGACTGGACTGGCAGTTGGATACCCTGGGGCTGAGCCACAGGAATCACTGCTGCTCCTGTTCCCACTCCTGCAGAACTGGACTGCCCAGAGGACATTGCTGTTTGAAGAACTGGCTGCTGCTGTACATATTCTGGAGTAGGATTTTGAGTCACTGATTGAATATGGCCTGGGGCCATTTGTGTAGAAACCATTGGTTGTTGTTGTCCATACTGTAATTGTTGGGGTGGTGCCCCTGGAAGGGGAGTTTGCACTGGAGGAGCCGTCTGAGAATATGGCAGTTGGGGTTGAGCCAAACTGGAAATGGAAGGCTGCTGACCTAAAGCTGAAGTTACACCAACCACATTTACAGATGATGGCTGAATACCAGTTGCAGCATTGATAGTGGCTTGCAGAGGTACTGGTTGAAGACCCTGCTTTTGTTGATAGCTCAGTTCTTGAGATTGTAACTGTACTTGTGACATCTGTGACTGAGAAATACTCTGTGGTATACTAACTGCTGAAATACTCTGTGGACCAGTGCTACTGAAATCCATCTGTTGGAGGGCCACACCTTGAAgagctggttgtggtggtggtggtggttgttgttgttgttgctgctgctgcacCACCACAGCAGGGGCTCCCATCTCTCCACTGCCCACACTCTCTGTGTAGTGACTCAGTGTGCTGACACTACTGCTCACTGAACTCCCACTAGTGCTCTCCCTCTCAGAAGTCACTTCTGTCGGGTTTTGTTTTACAGTCTCCACCACTTTATTTACCACCACACCTTCTGTAGCAGGtacagcattttctttttcatagaacTCAGTGCAAGTCCATCTACCTTTTTTAAAAGGCTCAGAAGTGGAATCTAACTTCACAACTCTGAACCTTGATGTGTTAACTGTTGGTTGTTGCTGCTGCTGACTTGAAGCCAATCCCACAGTCATCCCTGCAGCTGCATTAGGAACACTGTTAACAACAGTGGAGGAAGAAACAGTACCATTGCCCATGCCACTCAAGATACTCACGTTAACACCACTGGAAACTCCAGGCCCAACACTTACACTAGCAGCACTAGGAATATTGCTTGTACTTATATTAGCATTACCAAGCATGCTGCTTGTCACATTAGGATTGAAACTACTCACAGCAGCAATGTTAACATTACTCATTGTATTAGCGCCAGTAACAGAATTTATACCTATACCGCCTGTAGTACTTGGTGCACGGATATTAGTCATTACAGATGCAGGTGAGCCACTCGATGATACAGCAGAAGCTGGTGCAACTGGCATAACACCATCAGAGCTTCCAGTTGTAGAGAGTTTTCTGGACACTGGGCTTGAGGGTGGCCCTCCAGGAATGGATGCACTGGCCACAGCAGCATGGGATGGATGATGGTGCCCATGGTGAAGATGGTGCCCATGGTGAAtatgatggtggtgatgaaggTGGTGTGGATGAGCATTCCCATTGATCACAACATTCTGTTGTGGAAGGTGAGGCAAATGAGGCTGGGGAAGGTGGGGCTGGTTGGGAGAGACTGCCCCAGGTGTCTCAGCTTCCTGGAAGTTATTCAGAGTCTCTTCTGAGGAGCTGCGTTCTGGCTCCCCTAAGTCAGTAGCCCTGGAAAGTGACACATCAAGGATTTCGGAAGAAGAGAGATCTTCCGTGTGGGATTCATCCAGATCGTCATAGCTCTCAGTGTCCTCTGCTATACTGTTGTTAGAGCTGATACTGGCAGAGATCTGAGCTGGAGTAACGCTAGTTATCTGGAAgccacttttctttttcatctgagTTCCGCCTGGAGCAAGAGGCTGTGCCTGCAGCTGAGCCTGAGAAAGGAGGTTCAGGCTTTGTGGAGGCGGAGGCTGTGGTCCCGACGTGGAAGATGCTGCAGGAGGCGGCGGCTGGAGCAGCGACGGAGGCGGAAAATCCTCAGAAGTGGTGGCAGCACTACCAACGCTGGTACCTGCTGCATTGAGAGCAGAGGCGCTGCCACTACCGCTGCCCCTTCGAGGGAACATTGCCGGGTGCGCCATCTTCCTAGCACTAATGTCTGCAGCGGCGGCCGCCGCGGCGGTGGACTCAGGCGGCTGGTGCATTGTGTTGGGTACCAGGGGGCGGAGGAGGCGAGTGCAATTTCCTTCTGCACCGTAATCTCTGTATTCAAAACGCCAGAGAAGAAAACGGGACCTGACGCTCCTCCCGGCGCgattcctccttttcctcctcctcctcctcagccgaAAGCGCCGGCCGCTTCTGCCTCCGAGGGCGAGCTTCGGGAAGGGAGGATGAACGAGGGTGAACAGGGCGGCCGGGGACCCGAAGGGGGGGCCCCCTTCAGTCCTCCGCCATTCACTCTCCCCTCTAGTCTCACACCCCCCTTTATATTCCGCTTCACGTGGGTgcggggcaggagggagggggagccagggagggggagcccgggaggggaggggagggggggagaaaaGCAAGAAATGCCCACCTTCTTTGGCCAACTCCGAagccaccccagccccctcctcccgCCGCGGCGGCGGCCGCTGCAAAGCCCTCCCGGTCACACTGCACGAAGGCAGAGCGGAGCGAGTGTCGCCTTGCTCTCGCCACCCCCGGCGCCGCTGCCGCCGGCGAGCCCCGAGCTCAGTGTCGCTCAAACCTCCCTCTCCGGCCCAGCCGGCCCCGCTCAGCCCTCCCCCCGCGCCCCGCGGACCCTTTCAAACCCCCTGGGCTCGCGGCGGCTGCTCCGGGAGAAAACGCTGGCCGCGGCTGGGGCCGGAGCGGCGCGGCTGTGAGTGGGGCGGCGGCGGGACGCCCGGTACGGAAAGCCCAGCAACGAGGCGCTGGCGGGCGCGCAGAGACGCCGGGTCCTCGCGGAGCACGACCGGGGCGCAGCGACGGCGGTGGCAGCGAGAGCCCAGGGACCGCTCCATCACTGGCAGCCATGGAGCCCGAGCATTTTCCTCCCTCAGGGCAGGCGCCTCGGCTCGGCACTCGTCCTCGGGGAGGAAGGGGCCGGCGCCCGAGCCTCCCCGGAGGGCGGCGGGACGTGCGCGGGAGCGGACGGTGCGAGCCTCTCTCGTCCTCTTCTCCGCGGCCGGCTTGTCACCCTGCTGCTCCCGCGGCCGAACGGGagggggccgcgggcggcggcggcggcggcggcggctccttTCTCGGCGGCGTTGGTGGCCAGACGGGCTGGTGCAGAGACTGCAGCCGACGCCGTTCAAAGGAACGAGAGGTGGGGTTGGTCGGTGTCGGCAGAAGGGGCGGGGGAGTGGGTGGGTGCCGAGGGAGGGTgtcgggtggggtgggggctgtggtGGTTGTTACTAGTGCTCTTCTCCAGCTCCACCGTATCCCCCAGCCTCTCGCGGCTTCGGGAGAGGAGGGACCAGCGCCCGAgcgcaggaggaggaggggcgaCCGCCGGCGAAGAggcggcggcggccgcggcgGCAGCGAAGGGGGGAGGGGACAGGCGGAGGAGACGAAGGGAAGATGGCGTCTGCGCATGCGCTCAGGCGCCGCAGACATAAAGCCGGGTCCGGCAGGGAAGGAGGCGGCGGGTCTTCGGACCCTGTCGAGCGCCGGATCTTTTCACGGAAATTGCCGAAGGCTAGCGGAGGCGCCGACGCCGGGGGCGGTGGGGGAGGGGAACTTCACCGAGGGAGCGGATCCGGGTCGCACCTTGTGATTCTGCCTGGTGGGGCAGGGTGCGGGGCAGCGGCCGCGCGCTCAGGTTAGGTGTGTCCGCTCTTTTCTTACACGCGGCCGGTGCGCGCGACCCACGGGCCGAGGAGGGGGCGCGGCGGGAGGGGCCCGCCGAGGCTGCCAGAGCGCGGGTCTCGAGTATGCGCGCCTTGGGTGGTGTCCCCCGCCTGCGGAATGGCTAATGAGGCTTTTCTCCGCAGCAACAGCATCACGAGTTTTAGTTCCCAGGAGCCCCGCCGCTGCCACGACATGAGTCAGGCTTTCTTCCTTTGCTCGTGGCGGAGCCCTGCTCCCGGTCGCCGCACCTGGGCTTGCCCCCGGCGAGCGCTGCCCTCGCCCCTTCAGAGAATACCCCAACGCCGGGAGCTCCCGGGCCCCACCAAAGGCGGTGGCTCCCAGCGATAGGTGTTGCCTTTTGTGCAATGCAGTTATGGCAGCCATGCGGTCCCCTCACCCTTCGACGGGCAGGGGCGAGGCAGCCAGCAGATGGTGCAGATGTTTGCAGCTAACTGCCTTAGCTCCTTCAGGGTAGGCTCTTCTCTATAAAGGGAGTGGTTGCAATCCATAAGTACCTGGAGGGAGGTACCTGGAGCCGGCTAGTTCAGTAAACCGACTGACCTCAACAGGTGGAGCTTATCTCAAGCAGTGATGGCTTTTTTGTTCAAGCTGTGGCCCTACAGATTTGACCTAAAAGGCAAGGTGACCTGATCATGGTGGCAACACAGGTGAAATGGTAAATGAAGAATGCCTTTTAGggttagaaaagtaaaaatgtcaCCTGAAATTCTAAACATATACTTTATGGTTCTGAGCATAGTTCTACAAAAGCAActtcagtttttttaatttattgtaatttgttatatatgacagcagaatgcatttcagttcatattatacatatatagcacaatttttcatatctcggTTGTGCGAAACGTAGatttcgtgtcttcatacatgtacttagagcaCCTTTAGTTTTTATTGGGAGCAATTCACTGGAATTTGCTTCCCTGACACTACCTCCTTCTAAACAGTCCTTACTACTGAGAATATACTTCTTGTGCAGGGGTtaaaaacaacaaaggaagcCGAAAGACattaggtggaaaaaaaaattaatcaagatTGTTGTAAGACTATGCTTAACAGATAGACTTCTGATTTTGTTAAATCTCCAACCCTGTTTCGGGAGCTTGTTAACACAAAAACAAGTTGTAGGGTTTTGATAGAATTCTAATTGTCCATTCAACATGTTACCTTTGGTTTTCTCTGAACTTTTGCCCTCATTCCatccctcaaaaaattaaaaatgtttaaaaagtttaaaatgtcaCCATTTACTTTTTGAATAGAAATACCTCCTTAGATGTCCATTGTCTGTCCTGTATCAAACTCTAGTACGTGTTGCTTTATCTGTCGTCTCCCCCAGGAAACGGAAAAGGCaggcctgtattttttttttactttaaattgcTAATGTTGAGCTCAGTGCTAAATACAAAGTGTGATCACAAATATTTGGATTGGTAtggtaataaaaattaagtacatttgagaagattttaattcttgagaTAATTTCTTTAACATgtaaatgaatgtattttttaaataataatagacattgtggagggctggggttgtggctcaatggtagagcacttgtctggcaagcacaagttaaaaaaataaatgagtgaaataaaggtattgtatccaattataaaataaatattttttaaaaaagatattgtgtattttatcaaaataaatatttttaattttccaacttTTATTGAAAGTGATATGCATGGATAATGACTGCCACCCTTGTTGAAATGCAAATTTGACATGCTTTTTATCAGTTTCTGaatgaaaaatagaaactatCTTAGCCAGTTGAAAAtgcaatggattaaaaaataaaagaaaaagaaaatgcatggaATATAGAGTGAAAGAAAATGCTCTTGATCTCTCAAAATGTTGCCTAGTTTTAAATTACCCCAAACAGCAGTTTCCACCCTTTGGGCCACCTAAATACTCACCATGATCATGCTGTTATGActgaaaaaatgtataaaatatatgttgTTACCGAAAGTTGCAGGAATAAAAGGAGTTGTTGAGATATGCCTCTAAGAAGCATACTTTTTCCCATAACCAATAccaaaagtatttattatttgggGATGTTTTGGTAAGGGAGTAGGCTTGGGgcctattatttcttttaaaagaaaagtttaaaaaaaaaaaaaaaccttccaggataacataaaacataagaaattaggtcttttcaaatatatttaattttgtcttccCTAACAATTTCAAACTCCTGTTTAGGCTGCATCACTTCCCACTAAATTACGAATAATTCTGTGATTAGGGAAATCTGAATTTCAAAACTTTGTCTCTCCCTGTTCCCCTTCTTCTCTCACCTTAATTTCTATAGCCAACCCCCAATACAGGAACATGAATGCAGTCCTCCCTCGGTTTC
This window contains:
- the Tsc22d1 gene encoding TSC22 domain family protein 1 isoform X3, which codes for MHQPPESTAAAAAAADISARKMAHPAMFPRRGSGSGSASALNAAGTSVGSAATTSEDFPPPSLLQPPPPAASSTSGPQPPPPQSLNLLSQAQLQAQPLAPGGTQMKKKSGFQITSVTPAQISASISSNNSIAEDTESYDDLDESHTEDLSSSEILDVSLSRATDLGEPERSSSEETLNNFQEAETPGAVSPNQPHLPQPHLPHLPQQNVVINGNAHPHHLHHHHHIHHGHHLHHGHHHPSHAAVASASIPGGPPSSPVSRKLSTTGSSDGVMPVAPASAVSSSGSPASVMTNIRAPSTTGGIGINSVTGANTMSNVNIAAVSSFNPNVTSSMLGNANISTSNIPSAASVSVGPGVSSGVNVSILSGMGNGTVSSSTVVNSVPNAAAGMTVGLASSQQQQQPTVNTSRFRVVKLDSTSEPFKKGRWTCTEFYEKENAVPATEGVVVNKVVETVKQNPTEVTSERESTSGSSVSSSVSTLSHYTESVGSGEMGAPAVVVQQQQQQQQPPPPPQPALQGVALQQMDFSSTGPQSISAVSIPQSISQSQMSQVQLQSQELSYQQKQGLQPVPLQATINAATGIQPSSVNVVGVTSALGQQPSISSLAQPQLPYSQTAPPVQTPLPGAPPQQLQYGQQQPMVSTQMAPGHIQSVTQNPTPEYVQQQPVLQTAMSSGQSSSAGVGTGAAVIPVAQPQGIQLPVQSTAVQAQPAGASGQPVGQAQTAVSAVPTSTQIANIGQQANIPTAVQQQPSTQVTPSVIQQGAPPSSQVVPPAQTGIIHQGVQTSASSLPQQLVIAPQSTLLTVPPQPQGVEPIAQGVVSQQLPAVGPLPSASSISVTNQVSSTGLSGMPSAPTNLVPSQNIAQAPATQNGNLVQSVSQPPLIATNINLPLAQQIPISSTQFSTQSLAQAIGSQIEDARRTAEPSLVGLPQTISGDSGGVSAVSDGSSSSLAASASLFPLKVLPLTTPLVDGEDESASLLPEVQGVILEPQIQPRPRRAFDVRGPLSLLNPWRQNIQLLERVGKDNKQISFNW